The Enhydrobacter sp. sequence TGTCACCGAATACTGGGTCGATGCGTGGCAGCGCTGGATCCTCAGCCTCGACGTGCTGCGCCAACGCGGCAACAGCTATCTCGAGGACTGCGAGAAGAACGCTCCGCACGTGCTGAGCTTCAAATTCGAGCCCGTGCTCGATGGCCGGACCCTGGCGCGGCCTGTGAACTACGTCCTGGTGCGCATCATCCCGCCGGACGGCACGGCGATCGATCCGGCCAAGCCGCCGTTCGTCGTCGTCGATCCGCGCGCCGGGCATGGTCCCGGCATCGGGGGCATGAAGCAAGACAGCGAGATCGGCGTGGCCATGGCGGCCGGGCATCCCTGCTACTTCATCGGCTTCTTTCCGACACCAGAGCCCGGTCAGACGATCGAGGATGTGTGCGTTGCGGAGGCCAAATTCCTCGAAGAGGTCGCGCGGCGGCACCCCGAGGCGGAAAGCAAGCCGGTCGTCGTTGCGAACTGTCAGGCGGGCTGGCAGATCATGATGGCGGCGGCAATCCGGCCAGAGCTTTTCGGACCGATCCTGCTTGCGGGGTCCCCGCTCTCCTACTGGGCCGGCGTGCGCGGCCGCAATCCCATGCGGTATCTCGGCGGCATGCTGGGCGGCACATGGCTGACCGCGCTGGCCGGCGATCTGGGACATGGCATTTTCGACGGTGCCAACCTCGTGGCCAATTTCGAATCGCTCAATCCGGCCAACACCTACTGGGAGAAGCCATACAATCTCTATGCCAACATCGACACGGAAGCGAAGCGGTTCCTCGACTTTGAAACCTGGTGGGGCAACCCGGTGCTGCTGAACGCCACGGAAATGCAGTGGATCGCCGACAACCTGTTCGTCGGCAACAAGCTGACCGCCGGCGAGATCCAAACGTCGACAGGCGTGCGTGTCGACCTGCGCAACGTCCGTTCGCCGATCATCGTATTGTGTTCGTGGGGCGACAACATCACGCCACCGCAGCAGGCACTGGGATGGATCACCGATCTCTACGCGCACGAGGACGAGATCGTCGCCAACGGCCAGACCATCGTCTACACGCTGCACCAGACGATCGGCCATCTCGGCATCTTCGTCTCCGGGAAGGTCGCAACCAAGGAACATGCCGAATTCGCCTCTTGCATGGAGATGATCGACCTGATGCCGCCCGGCCTCTACGAGGCGGTCATCGCCGAGGTCGACGAAGGCACGGTCAATCCGGAACTGATCCACGGCAAATATCTGTTCTCGCTGCAGGCGCGCACGCTGGACGACATTCGGGCGCTGGGCTGCAACGGCGAAGAGGACGACCGCCGCTTTGCGACGGTCGCGAGGATCTCCGAGGTCAACCACGGACTCTATTGCACTCTTGCCCGGCCGATGGTGCAGGCGCTGACCAGCTTGCAGTCCGCACAAGCCATGCGCGACCTTCACCCCAACCGGCTGCGCTTCGCCATGTTTTCCGACCGGAATCCGGCGATGCGGCCGGTCAAGGACCTGGCGGAGCAGGTCCGCGCGGCCCGCAAGCCGGTAGCGGCGGACAATCCCATGAACAGCGTCGAGGGAGTGGCATCAGCCTGGATCACCGCTTGGTGGGAGAACTACCGCTTGATGCGCGATGCCGCAACCGAGGCCGCGTTTCTCGGCACCTACGGTTCACCGATCCTACAGGCTTTGGTGGGTCTTGGAACATCCACGGCCCGTACCGAGCGCCGCGTCAGGCGGGATCTCGCGCGCGAAGCCATACAGGCACGCCAGCAGACCGAGCTCGAACGGCACTTCGAGGTCGGCGGGCTGACTGAAGCGATCGTGCGCGCAGTGATCCATGTCCGGTTGCCCGAAGGCCGCGTCGACGAGCGAGGTTTTTCGGCACTTCAGGCATTGCGCCGCGCGCAGCCGGCCAACCGCCGACTGACCTTTGGAGAGATCAAGGCGTTGTTCCGCCAACAGTATTTGCTGGTGCGACTCGACGAGGAACGGGCGGTGCGTGCCATACCCAGGCTGCTGCCTGACAGCGAGCAGCAGCGTCGGCGTGCCTGGGCTGCTGTGTGCGAGGTAATCGCTGCACGAGGTGAACTGCCCGATGAAGGCCGGCAACGCCTCGACCGCCTCCAGGCACTCTTCGGCATAACCAAGCAGCAGGTGGCTGAGTAATCATGGCGGATGTCACGACCCCGGCCGCCACCCGGCCGCACGAAAAATACGACCGCTTGATCGCGGTCGCTCGCAAGCATCCGCCGACGGCGGCAGCGGTATGCCATCCGTGCGATGCCGTTTCGCTGGAAAGCGCCGTCGAGGCGGCAAAGTTCGGCCTGATGAAGCCGATTCTGGTTGGTCCTCCGGCACGCGTGCGCGATGTCGCCCAGAAGGGCGGGCTCGACATTTCCGCTTTCGAGTTGGTCGAATCCGCGCACAGCCACGACTCCGCAGCAAAGGCGGTCGAACTCATCCGAGCCGGTCGCGCCGAGGCGCTGATGAAAGGCAGCCTCCATACCGACGAGCTGATGGGCGCAGCGGTTTCGCGCGACAAAGGCATCCGAACGGGACGGCGCATCAGCCATTGCTTCGTGATGGACGTACCGGGGCACCCCGATGCGCTGATCATCAGCGATGCCGCCGTCAATATCGCGCCCACGCTGGAGGACAAGGTCGACATCGTGCAGAACGCCATCGATCTTGCTCATGCGCTTGGCTCGGCGGAAGTGCGCGTCGCCATTCTGAGCGCCATGGAGACGGTCAACCCCAAGGTCAGCTCGACGATCGAGGCGGCGGCCCTGTGCAAGATGGCCGATCGTGGGCAGATTACCGGAGCCGTGCTCGACGGACCGCTGGCGCTCGACAACGCCATCAGCCCGGATGCCGCGGCGATCAAGCATATCGTCTCGCCGGTCGCAGGCCGCGCCAACGTGCTGATCGTGCCGGACCTCGAGGCTGGCAACATGCTGGCCAAGAGCCTGTCTTTCCTGGCCGGCGCCGACGCCGCCGGCATCGTGCTGGGCACGCGCGTCCCGATTATCCTGACCAGTCGAGCCGACTCGTTGTTGACGCGGCTTGCTTCATGCGCGGTGGCTGTCCTGGTCGCGGCCGCCCGCCGCGCACAGGAGATGGCGCTCGCGAAGAGCGCCGTATGACCGCCGGCATCTGACGCATGGTTATCTCGTCCGGTTGCATCGCCGTGCTCAATGCCGGCTCGTCGAGCATCAAGTTCGCGCTCTACGAGCCGGGCCCGGCCGGCGCTCTGCTTTTTCGGGGCCAGGTCGAGCGGATCGGCCAGGCGCCGAGACTCGAGGCAAAAGACGCTGCCGGCAAAGTTCTGGCCGAACGCAGCTGGTCCGATGGCAAGCTCGACCATGAGGCGGCGACCACCGAGATCATTGCGCTCGGCCGTGAACTGTTGCACGACCGACCGGTTCTTGCCTTCGGCCATCGCGTCGTCCATGGCGGCACCGACTTCTCCGCCCCGGCGCTGATCGACGACAAGGTACTGGCCAGGCTCGCCGAGCTGATGCCGCTGGCACCGCTGCACCAGCCGCACAACCTGGCGCCGATCCGCGCCATCGCCCGGGTCGCGCCGCACCTGCCACAGGTCGCCTGCTTCGACACCGCCTTTCATCGCAGCCAGCCAGCTATCGCCCAGGTCTTTGCCTTGCCGCGCGAGATCACGGCGGCGGGCGTGCGGCGCTACGGATTCCACGGCCTGTCCTATGACTACATCGTCACGCATCTCAAGGAGACCGAGCCAACTCTGGCGCGGGCGCGCCTGGTGATCGCCCATCTGGGCAACGGCGCCAGCCTGTGCGCCGTGCGCGATGGCAGGAGCGTGGCCAGCACCATGGGCTTCACGGCAGTGGACGGCCTGATGATGGGCACGCGCAGCGGCGCGCTCGATCCCGGCGTACTCCTCTACTTGATGCAGGAGCACGGCTTCGATGCTGCCGACATCGAGGACCTGATCTACCGCCGTTCCGGCCTGCTCGGCGTGTCGGGCGTCGCCTCGGACATGCGCACGTTGCGGCAGTCGCGAGCGCCCGAGGCGGCCGAAGCGATCGCCCTTTTCGTCTATCGCATCGTCCGCGAGATCGGCTCCATGGCGGCGGCACTGGGCGGGCTCGACGCACTGATCTTCACGGCGGGCATAGGTGAGCACGATGCCGCGACGCGGGCCGAGGTGGTCGCGGGCTGCGCGTGGCTGGGATTGACCCTGGATGAAGCGCGCAACCAGGTGGGCAAAGGCCGTATCAGCAGCGGGGCATCACGGGTGTCGGCATGGGTCGTGCCAACCGATGAGGAGCGGATGATTTCGCGCTACACCAGCACGTTGATTTCAACGGTTTCACCGGAATGAATGACATTTGCGGTGGACAAGATCATCAGCATCGGCCTGACGGCTCATGCGCCACCGTGGTGATTCCCGGTGTCGGGGTCGGGAGACCGATCCGCCTCGCGACCGCGAGCCGTCAAAGTCGTCGCCCGAAGTTCTCTCTTTTGTTCAGGCATGGCGTCCCCGAGAGGATTCACACACGAACTAAATAATGCCTATAAAATGGGCCTTTTATGCACTCTCCAAAACTCGTTGCCTACCGGGTTACCTACCAGTGACACACGAGTCGATCACATCCTGATCCCATGCTTGGTGAGCCACTCCTTTTCAAGTCGAAGAGCCTCATTAACCTGCGCTGCGGTCATTTCCCTAGCTACGCCGTCTCTATAATTGATCGCCTGTTGGTTAGTCTGCGCAAAGCTCGGATCTGTGGCAGGGGGCAATTTCTGAATCTCCCGTGCCTGCAACAGCGCAGCGATATCGTACCACATGTAGGCGCGTACGATATCGGCCTGAATATTCATCTTCTTGTCGCCACTCTCAAATACCTCCCCCAACCAATACGCTGGCGTATGGTCGCCCTTTGCAACTGCAACCTGTGCCCATTTCAGAAATGCTCGACCATTGTGACTCCACAATGCGTCCATCGCACAAGACGACGCGTCGCCACTGCAATCGTCTGTTTGCTCGACCCGCTGCTGTTGCAGTCCCGCTTGTGCTGACGCAGTTTGGATAGATAGCCCGACAAGAATGAAAAAAATTGCTATGAAACTGCCTGTTCTCATATTGCTCACTCCCCCCAAGAGGCTCGCCGTGTCAGCCAAGCTGAGCGAATAACGGTGGAGCGTGCAGCAGGAGCACCTGCGGACGCAAGATCTTCCTCGCGTCGATCAAGATTTGCCGTCACGAGCTGACGAGCGGCGAAGGCATAGACCACGCAATCCAGCGCTTCCGCCCGCAGACCGGGCTTGCGCTCGAATCTCCGGAAGGGCTGCCCGCTCTTGTAGCGAATGACGCGACGCTCCGAGGCGAGCTGTTCATACCAAGCCGTCTCGAGCGTGTGGCTGAATCGAATCGACTGGCCGCGGGCCAGGCGTGAAAGGATCTGCGCCTTCAACGTATCGACGCCCACAAGGAAAAGCCGGCTGCCTTTGGTTTTCGATGCGACGATGGCCGGCCGCGTGCCCGCCATGCCCTTCCCGGCCACGACGCGGCGCCCATAGCGCGCATGGCAGAATGAATAGACGATATCTGTCGTTCCACCATCGCCCGAGTCGATCACCGTCGCGTCAATGCGCAGCGTGCCGCCGTTGGGATGTTTCCAGGTCGTCTTTAGAAGGTCGTCCAGCTCGGCCCATGTCGTGTTGTTGAGCGGGCTGCCCCAAACGACGTGATGGGCGAGAATCAGGGCATCGGCGCGCGTCCAGCCGATCACCGTCGCCTCGATTCGATCGTCCTGCACGTCGACACCAGCGGTAATGACCAGCACTTCGGGCGGGATATTGCTGAGGTCGAAAGGTTCGGCGCGGGCCTGCAACGACGTTTCGTCGATTTCGTCGGCCGATTCGCGCCAGCCTTGGGCCAGGATCGTATTTACGAAAACCTGGAGCTCGTCGGGATGATCCTTCGCCGCGAGAAATTCGGCCGCGAGCTTGGCCCACGATGCGTTGGGGAGCGACGAAACCAGCGCATTGAGCCGAAAGCCGGCATGCCCGCGCATGTCCGGCCGCGTCACCCGCCAAATTCCGGCTTCCGCCATCGCGGGCTTGTGCCGTTCGTCGACCAGGCGATTGCAGTGAGGGCAACGGAATGCCGCGGACTCGGGGCGGTCCGGCTCCCACTCGATATGTTGCCAAAGAATTTCAGTGAAGGTGCCGCAGTGCGGGCACGGCACTTCGAAAACTCGAGCATCGCTCACGGCATAGGAGCGCAGGACGTTGCTGGTCTCCTCGATCGTGGGGGTACTGCCCATAATGATCTTGCGATTGCCGAAACTGAGCGTCCTACGTTCCGCCAACGTGAGCGGATTCCCTTCGGCGCCGGGTTCCATGGCGTCGACTTCATCCATAACCAAAATCTTGACGGTGTGCCGGCGGAGATTGCGAGGCGACTTGGCGGCCACGACTTTCAGGCTGCCGCCTGGGAAGCGGCGAGACAGGAGGGTATTGCGGCCGGTTTCGTCCGCTTCGGCTGACAACAGGCCAGCAAGGACCGGAGTCGCCTCGAATGTCGGCTCCAGATCCGACACGACATAATCGCGGCAGTCCGCTTCGGTCGGCTGCAAGACCAGAATAGGCGACGGTTCGTTGGCGATGAAGCTGCCCACGGTGGCGGTCGCCAACGTCGTATAATCGATCCGACGATTGCGACGGCGCCGCCGACGACATCTGCAGGCGCGGGGATGGTGAGCGTGTTGCCACGCTGAACAAAGTTTTTCATGGCTAGAGTCCTTTAGAGGTTCTGAAAACGATGGTGTTCACTGGCCGACCGCTCAGTGCCGCGATTTCCCTATCACACGCTGCGATAGCGGCGGCCATTTCGGAGTCGGACTTGTAGACGACGGTTTCGCCGTTCTGGTCTTTCACCGACAGGACGCCGCGCATGCGAGCCGCGAAAAGAGAATCGCGCCACAATTGGAGATCGGCCAGCGAGGTCATGGTTACTGACCCGGGTTGCGATAGACGCCGCGCCAGTCGACCGCGCCGCAGCCGAAGTCCAAGACCACGCGGAATTCGCGGGCCAGGACATCCCATCCATCGCGGCTCGCAAGTTGCGGACCCTGGGCGCTGGACAGGTAGGCATATTCCAGCACGGGCGCCGCGGCCGGGTCTGCGAACAGATACCAAGCCTTGGCGGGAAGGCGCGACTCGACTGCGAGCGACAGACGGCCGGAAAATGGATTCACGTCATCGACGGCCACGGGCGACAGCGACGCGAGGATCTGTTCCGAGGTCGTCTCGAGGTCGGCGCCGACCAGCAACGTCTTGGGCGCGACGTTGATGGGCATTTTGCCTTCCAGACCCCTTTGGGTCCGCATAGCCAGACGGCCATCCGAAAGTGTGGTGACGGACGGTGCCGCGCCAGCGGCGGCGATATTGCCGTGCGACGCATGGAAGAGCGGGTTACCGTCTTCCATCGTCGGACCAGCGCCGCTGTTCTGCAGCAGCAGACTGAGCAACAATGAGGTCTCGGTTTCGGCGGCAGCCTTCCCCATCATGGTGCCCCATCTTCCAAGGGCGCCAAGGTCGTCGTTGATCATGTCCTTCCGCGATACGCGGAACATGCGGCCAAGCGTCTTGACCGAATAGCTTTCCTTCGCTTCGGCCGTGCTGGTGCCCGTGATCTCGCCCGACTCGGTGACTTCCTGCAGCGTATCGAAGTCGCCCAGCTTCAACACGGACAGGGGCCGGAAGTCCGGAGCCGTACGCTGGCGCGCAAGCGCCTTGATCGGCGACGCGGCGAGCTGATAGCCGGACTGCAGCACTCGATTGCCCGTCTCCGTCAGCAGATTCGGGAAGTCACTGAGCGTAGCCATTGCACGAGTCAGCGTTTCCTCTTTGCCGAGAAGATGAACGCCCGCGACTCCGCGCTCGACCAGCATGGCGCGCGCCATGTCGATCATACCCATGTTCGCGTAGGGTCGGCTTTCGTCCGCCATCGGAACGCCCATACGCGCGGCAAGGGCGCCAGCCATGCGCGTCAGCTTGATGGCCGGATCGTCGTTCGACGGGCCTACCTGTTGCGTGCGGATGGTGGGAGTCGTACGCGTCCGCATCGCTTCGAAGGCGGCGCGGCGCGCGTCGTCCGCCGATGCCTCAGCGTCGATCTGACCGTTTGTCCAGGTATCGTCCAGGCCGACAAGCTCGGCGATGCTGCGGATCTGCGCGTTCACCTGCGCGCGCGTCTCCGCGTTGGGATTGTCGTTGTTGACGATGTTGTCAGGCATATTACCGCTCCGGGTTGTTGTGCCGGAGTCCGCCGGCACGGGTACGAAACTGATCTCGTGAGGCGTCCAGGCGACGGCCGTCCGCGTGCACTGGCCGCTGGCATCAGTCGAGTCGGTCCATTTTTGGACGCTGTAGCCGACGCTCACGTGACGGATGACTCCATCTGCGATGTCGCGAACGATCGGCGCGACATCCTCGCGAGAGCTGAGCTTGAGCGTCGCGACGGCCTCGCCATTCTCAACTTTGGCGTCGAGGATGATGCCCAACACGCTGCGCACGTCGCCTTGCTGATGCCCATTGAGCACGCTGGCGCCGATCAGGCGCGACAGGTCGATATGACCAGGTTTGAGGGAAAGGACCTCATTGAAGCCGCCGCGCCTCACGGGCTTGTTGGTCGCGAACACGACCTTGATGGTTCCATCCTTCATCGTGCTCGGCTGGAAGTCGGCACGCGCGCGGATCAGTCCGTCAGGCATCGCTCGGTCCTTTAGGTGCGGCATCGAAATTCAACCCAAGCGCCACCTCGCGTTGGCGGTCGGCGGCAATCTCGGCGTCGAGTGTTTCGACGGAATAGCCGCGCGAGGCGACTACTTGACGACGACTCGTGAGGCCTGCCGAGATGGCGGCAACCTCTGCGGCGATCTCCTTTTCAGGGTCGACATGGGCAATCGGTGGAGGGAACCAGTCGACGCGGAAATAGTCGGCCGCGTTCGCGGCGAAGTCTGGCGCCTCGATTTGGCCCGACAGGATTCCGAACGTGATGGCACGGCGCCAAACGCGGTCGAGGAGTTGGGGAACAAGGATGTTGAATTGCAGCGCTTCCAGGCGCGCGCGATAGGCGACCAATGCGGCGCGAAGTGACGAATAGTTGGCCTGTGAAAGGTCGCCAGTTAGCAAGTGCTCCGGCACGCCCAAGCCGGCCGCGATAGC is a genomic window containing:
- a CDS encoding TerB family tellurite resistance protein — its product is MPQTNDLNFVTEYWVDAWQRWILSLDVLRQRGNSYLEDCEKNAPHVLSFKFEPVLDGRTLARPVNYVLVRIIPPDGTAIDPAKPPFVVVDPRAGHGPGIGGMKQDSEIGVAMAAGHPCYFIGFFPTPEPGQTIEDVCVAEAKFLEEVARRHPEAESKPVVVANCQAGWQIMMAAAIRPELFGPILLAGSPLSYWAGVRGRNPMRYLGGMLGGTWLTALAGDLGHGIFDGANLVANFESLNPANTYWEKPYNLYANIDTEAKRFLDFETWWGNPVLLNATEMQWIADNLFVGNKLTAGEIQTSTGVRVDLRNVRSPIIVLCSWGDNITPPQQALGWITDLYAHEDEIVANGQTIVYTLHQTIGHLGIFVSGKVATKEHAEFASCMEMIDLMPPGLYEAVIAEVDEGTVNPELIHGKYLFSLQARTLDDIRALGCNGEEDDRRFATVARISEVNHGLYCTLARPMVQALTSLQSAQAMRDLHPNRLRFAMFSDRNPAMRPVKDLAEQVRAARKPVAADNPMNSVEGVASAWITAWWENYRLMRDAATEAAFLGTYGSPILQALVGLGTSTARTERRVRRDLAREAIQARQQTELERHFEVGGLTEAIVRAVIHVRLPEGRVDERGFSALQALRRAQPANRRLTFGEIKALFRQQYLLVRLDEERAVRAIPRLLPDSEQQRRRAWAAVCEVIAARGELPDEGRQRLDRLQALFGITKQQVAE
- a CDS encoding phosphate acetyltransferase, which gives rise to MADVTTPAATRPHEKYDRLIAVARKHPPTAAAVCHPCDAVSLESAVEAAKFGLMKPILVGPPARVRDVAQKGGLDISAFELVESAHSHDSAAKAVELIRAGRAEALMKGSLHTDELMGAAVSRDKGIRTGRRISHCFVMDVPGHPDALIISDAAVNIAPTLEDKVDIVQNAIDLAHALGSAEVRVAILSAMETVNPKVSSTIEAAALCKMADRGQITGAVLDGPLALDNAISPDAAAIKHIVSPVAGRANVLIVPDLEAGNMLAKSLSFLAGADAAGIVLGTRVPIILTSRADSLLTRLASCAVAVLVAAARRAQEMALAKSAV
- a CDS encoding acetate/propionate family kinase; this encodes MVISSGCIAVLNAGSSSIKFALYEPGPAGALLFRGQVERIGQAPRLEAKDAAGKVLAERSWSDGKLDHEAATTEIIALGRELLHDRPVLAFGHRVVHGGTDFSAPALIDDKVLARLAELMPLAPLHQPHNLAPIRAIARVAPHLPQVACFDTAFHRSQPAIAQVFALPREITAAGVRRYGFHGLSYDYIVTHLKETEPTLARARLVIAHLGNGASLCAVRDGRSVASTMGFTAVDGLMMGTRSGALDPGVLLYLMQEHGFDAADIEDLIYRRSGLLGVSGVASDMRTLRQSRAPEAAEAIALFVYRIVREIGSMAAALGGLDALIFTAGIGEHDAATRAEVVAGCAWLGLTLDEARNQVGKGRISSGASRVSAWVVPTDEERMISRYTSTLISTVSPE
- a CDS encoding terminase gpA endonuclease subunit, whose protein sequence is MDYTTLATATVGSFIANEPSPILVLQPTEADCRDYVVSDLEPTFEATPVLAGLLSAEADETGRNTLLSRRFPGGSLKVVAAKSPRNLRRHTVKILVMDEVDAMEPGAEGNPLTLAERRTLSFGNRKIIMGSTPTIEETSNVLRSYAVSDARVFEVPCPHCGTFTEILWQHIEWEPDRPESAAFRCPHCNRLVDERHKPAMAEAGIWRVTRPDMRGHAGFRLNALVSSLPNASWAKLAAEFLAAKDHPDELQVFVNTILAQGWRESADEIDETSLQARAEPFDLSNIPPEVLVITAGVDVQDDRIEATVIGWTRADALILAHHVVWGSPLNNTTWAELDDLLKTTWKHPNGGTLRIDATVIDSGDGGTTDIVYSFCHARYGRRVVAGKGMAGTRPAIVASKTKGSRLFLVGVDTLKAQILSRLARGQSIRFSHTLETAWYEQLASERRVIRYKSGQPFRRFERKPGLRAEALDCVVYAFAARQLVTANLDRREEDLASAGAPAARSTVIRSAWLTRRASWGE
- a CDS encoding prohead protease/major capsid protein fusion protein, whose translation is MPDGLIRARADFQPSTMKDGTIKVVFATNKPVRRGGFNEVLSLKPGHIDLSRLIGASVLNGHQQGDVRSVLGIILDAKVENGEAVATLKLSSREDVAPIVRDIADGVIRHVSVGYSVQKWTDSTDASGQCTRTAVAWTPHEISFVPVPADSGTTTRSGNMPDNIVNNDNPNAETRAQVNAQIRSIAELVGLDDTWTNGQIDAEASADDARRAAFEAMRTRTTPTIRTQQVGPSNDDPAIKLTRMAGALAARMGVPMADESRPYANMGMIDMARAMLVERGVAGVHLLGKEETLTRAMATLSDFPNLLTETGNRVLQSGYQLAASPIKALARQRTAPDFRPLSVLKLGDFDTLQEVTESGEITGTSTAEAKESYSVKTLGRMFRVSRKDMINDDLGALGRWGTMMGKAAAETETSLLLSLLLQNSGAGPTMEDGNPLFHASHGNIAAAGAAPSVTTLSDGRLAMRTQRGLEGKMPINVAPKTLLVGADLETTSEQILASLSPVAVDDVNPFSGRLSLAVESRLPAKAWYLFADPAAAPVLEYAYLSSAQGPQLASRDGWDVLAREFRVVLDFGCGAVDWRGVYRNPGQ